The following proteins are co-located in the Acidobacteriota bacterium genome:
- a CDS encoding NADH-quinone oxidoreductase subunit C codes for MMAAEDNKNIPPGVGDEKKPPEKKTAPPPKKPDFDEEKLRREVPSLPLQKLSERFPESIEEVSYYAGEVIIRVPKEKFLDICSFLKEDSELEMDYLSCISGIDYPNREKRFDLVYHIYSIKKNHRLTLKISVAEGESAPSVTTVWKTANWHERETYDLVGIFFSDHPALERILTPENFEGHPLRKDFPLEGRADDHIRYR; via the coding sequence ATGATGGCAGCGGAAGACAATAAGAATATCCCGCCAGGGGTGGGAGACGAAAAGAAGCCTCCAGAGAAAAAAACAGCGCCTCCTCCAAAGAAACCGGACTTTGATGAAGAGAAGTTGAGACGCGAAGTTCCTTCCCTTCCTCTTCAGAAATTGAGTGAGCGGTTTCCTGAAAGTATCGAAGAGGTCTCCTATTATGCCGGTGAAGTCATCATTCGAGTCCCGAAGGAAAAATTCCTCGATATCTGTTCCTTCCTGAAGGAAGACTCAGAACTCGAGATGGATTATCTATCCTGCATAAGCGGAATTGATTATCCCAACAGGGAGAAACGCTTCGATCTGGTCTATCACATTTATTCCATAAAGAAGAATCACAGGTTGACGCTCAAGATCTCCGTCGCAGAAGGGGAATCGGCTCCATCTGTCACAACTGTATGGAAGACTGCCAACTGGCATGAGCGCGAGACCTACGATCTGGTCGGAATCTTCTTCTCAGACCATCCAGCCCTCGAAAGGATACTGACCCCTGAGAATTTTGAAGGTCACCCTCTCCGGAAGGATTTCCCACTGGAAGGAAGAGCGGACGACCATATCAGATACAGGTGA